Proteins encoded together in one Candidatus Omnitrophota bacterium window:
- a CDS encoding Mrp/NBP35 family ATP-binding protein, whose translation MVTELHVLNALRMVQDPDLRRDIVSLGFVKNLSIDGGRIAFQIELTTPACPVRDVMREEARKVVAAIPGVTSVEIGMTSQVRRSVGSVGPSMGGVAIPTIKNVIPIASGKGGVGKSTVSANLALALAKTGARVGLMDADVYGPTIPTLLGITALPEVDEQNRMTPVEQYGVKVISMGFFMKPEDAVIWRGPMLHKTVQQFLGGVLWGELDYLLVDLPPGTGDVQLSLCQSIPITGAVIVSTPQDVALNVAQKAIAMFKKLNAPVLGIIENMSAYVCPHCGKQDQIFGIGGAKATAERMNIPLLGEIPLATEVRTTSDAGTPIVLADPAAPAAKAFIKAAEALAAQVSIRAMQGELAPQVKMTF comes from the coding sequence ATGGTGACAGAACTCCACGTCCTCAACGCCTTACGAATGGTGCAGGATCCGGATCTGCGGCGGGATATTGTCTCGCTGGGATTCGTGAAGAACCTCAGCATCGATGGCGGACGGATCGCGTTTCAGATTGAGCTGACGACGCCGGCCTGTCCGGTCCGCGATGTGATGCGGGAAGAGGCTCGAAAAGTCGTTGCCGCGATTCCTGGCGTCACGTCCGTCGAGATCGGGATGACCTCGCAGGTCCGTAGGTCCGTCGGTTCCGTCGGTCCCTCGATGGGTGGCGTCGCGATTCCCACGATCAAAAATGTGATTCCGATTGCGAGCGGCAAAGGCGGCGTGGGTAAATCGACGGTGAGCGCCAACCTCGCATTGGCCCTCGCCAAGACCGGCGCGCGCGTTGGATTGATGGACGCCGATGTCTACGGGCCCACGATTCCGACACTGCTCGGTATTACCGCGCTGCCTGAGGTGGATGAGCAGAATCGCATGACGCCGGTTGAGCAGTACGGCGTCAAAGTCATCTCGATGGGTTTTTTCATGAAGCCGGAGGATGCGGTGATCTGGCGCGGGCCGATGCTGCATAAAACCGTCCAGCAGTTTTTGGGCGGCGTGCTGTGGGGCGAGCTGGATTATCTGCTGGTGGATCTTCCGCCAGGCACGGGCGATGTGCAGCTCTCATTGTGCCAATCGATTCCGATTACTGGCGCAGTGATCGTCTCAACGCCGCAAGATGTGGCGCTCAACGTTGCACAGAAAGCGATCGCCATGTTCAAGAAACTCAACGCGCCGGTGCTGGGCATCATCGAGAACATGAGTGCCTATGTCTGCCCGCATTGCGGCAAGCAGGACCAGATTTTCGGCATCGGCGGGGCCAAGGCGACCGCTGAGCGCATGAACATTCCATTGCTCGGCGAGATTCCATTGGCGACTGAAGTCCGCACAACCTCGGATGCCGGCACGCCAATCGTGTTAGCGGATCCTGCCGCGCCCGCAGCTAAAGCCTTCATCAAAGCCGCCGAAGCGCTCGCCGCGCAAGTGAGCATCCGCGCCATGCAAGGCGAGTTGGCGCCGCAAGTGAAGATGACGTTTTGA
- a CDS encoding leucyl aminopeptidase produces the protein MVYGALEGEQKPERLIPARPGTGRAGAAAARDKALAELLRGAGFRGSKNETCLLPRGNAWVLVVGLGKAKDLSLDQARQFAATAARAVRAKGHTRLTLPVLNERAVGSVTRTAQAMAEGALLGLYRYDKLKEIPKHEQGKRIDALTLIVDDARDVAQAKRGVEKAEAIAEAVYLTRDLITGPSNIITPTHLANEARRLAKQYRLKCTVIPFAHLKQLGFGGLVGVAQGSAHPAQFIVLEYKPARARATFALCGKGITFDTGGISIKPSLRMEEMKYDMSGAAAVLGTLKAAAALKLPHHIVGIIAATENMPSGTAQKPGDVVKTLSGKTIEVINTDAEGRLVLSDCLHYAKRYKPDVCIDLATLTGACVVALGAEAAGLMTKNDRLATRIEEAGNATHERVWRLPMWDEYAEMLKSDIADIKNVTDTGQAGTITAAKFLETFAEGLPWAHVDIAATAWTQKDKPYVPKGAVGIGVRLLIELMERWK, from the coding sequence ATGGTATATGGAGCGCTCGAAGGCGAGCAGAAGCCGGAGCGGTTGATTCCGGCGCGCCCCGGCACGGGTCGGGCCGGGGCCGCGGCGGCGCGGGATAAGGCGCTGGCTGAATTGCTGCGGGGTGCGGGATTCCGCGGCAGTAAAAACGAAACGTGTCTGCTGCCTCGCGGGAACGCCTGGGTGCTGGTCGTCGGGCTCGGCAAGGCTAAGGACCTCTCACTCGATCAGGCGCGGCAGTTCGCCGCCACCGCCGCGCGCGCCGTGCGAGCAAAAGGGCACACGCGTCTCACACTGCCGGTGCTCAATGAGCGCGCCGTCGGATCGGTGACTCGGACCGCGCAGGCCATGGCCGAAGGGGCGTTGCTCGGACTCTACCGCTATGACAAGCTGAAGGAAATTCCAAAGCACGAGCAGGGCAAGCGCATTGACGCGCTGACACTCATCGTTGATGATGCTCGCGATGTGGCGCAAGCCAAGCGTGGGGTGGAGAAAGCCGAAGCGATTGCCGAGGCCGTGTATTTGACCCGCGATCTCATCACTGGGCCATCCAACATCATCACGCCGACCCATCTCGCCAATGAGGCGCGCAGGCTGGCCAAGCAGTATCGGCTGAAGTGCACCGTCATCCCATTTGCCCATCTGAAGCAGCTTGGCTTCGGCGGCCTCGTCGGGGTCGCACAGGGCTCAGCGCATCCGGCCCAGTTCATCGTGCTGGAATACAAACCGGCTCGTGCCAGGGCTACCTTTGCGTTGTGCGGCAAAGGGATCACCTTTGACACCGGCGGGATCAGCATCAAGCCGTCGCTGCGGATGGAAGAGATGAAGTACGACATGTCGGGTGCTGCCGCGGTGCTGGGGACGCTTAAAGCCGCCGCGGCGCTCAAACTTCCCCATCACATCGTTGGGATTATTGCGGCCACGGAAAACATGCCCTCCGGGACCGCGCAAAAACCCGGCGACGTGGTCAAGACGCTCTCCGGCAAGACGATTGAAGTCATCAACACCGACGCCGAGGGGCGGCTGGTACTCTCCGACTGTTTGCACTACGCCAAGCGGTATAAGCCGGATGTCTGCATTGATTTGGCAACACTGACTGGTGCGTGCGTGGTCGCCCTGGGCGCTGAAGCCGCCGGGTTGATGACGAAGAATGACCGGCTCGCCACGCGCATTGAGGAGGCGGGCAACGCCACCCATGAGCGGGTCTGGCGGCTGCCGATGTGGGATGAATACGCGGAGATGCTCAAGTCCGACATCGCCGACATCAAGAATGTCACCGACACCGGCCAGGCCGGCACCATCACCGCGGCGAAATTCCTGGAGACCTTCGCCGAGGGGCTGCCGTGGGCGCACGTGGACATTGCCGCCACCGCCTGGACGCAGAAGGATAAGCCGTACGTGCCCAAAGGGGCGGTTGGCATCGGCGTGCGATTGCTCATCGAGCTGATGGAGCGATGGAAATAA
- a CDS encoding glutamate synthase subunit alpha yields the protein ATVNTRPPMALRDLLDVTPLGKPIPVEEVEPVDAITRRFVTASISYGALSLEAHETMAIAMNRLGGKSGSGEGGEDPARYHPTDPKMNRSSAIKQVASGRFGVTPEYLMSARELEIKMAQGSKPGEGGQLPGHKVAPDIARVRHTIPGLSLISPPPHHDIYSIEDLAQLIYDLKMINPAARVNVKLVSEAGVGTIAAGVAKGHADNILISGYDGGTGASPLSSIKNAGLPWELGLAETQQTLRANGLRERVILRADGGMKTGRDVLIAAAFGAEEYGFGTAAVVATGCVMTRQCHLNTCPVGVATQDRQLRARFAGTPEMVVNYMRFVAQELREYLAALGARALNELIGRSDLLTRRAGLALSSKAKTVELQSLMATVDEGPRFHTVARNDRPNEHPLDDDILRDASAAIERGEKITRSYAIRNTNRTIGARVAGAIAKRYGDQGLPAGTIDVTLRGVAGQSFGAFCANGIRLTLIGEANDYVGKGMGGGELIVRPPDESPFAWDKNVIIGNTCLYGATGGVLYAGGRAGERFAVRNSGGFAVVEGLGDHGCEYMTGGLVLVLGSTGRNFGAGMTGGRAYVLDEERVFERRVNLELVELHQLEGDDDVANVRALLERHFVATKSNKALEILSNWEDHQELFWMVVPRGAGAKLEHLVSAKEG from the coding sequence CCGCGACGGTCAACACCCGCCCGCCGATGGCGCTGCGCGATCTGCTCGATGTCACACCATTGGGTAAACCGATTCCCGTCGAGGAGGTCGAGCCGGTTGACGCCATCACGCGTCGCTTCGTGACGGCGAGCATCTCGTACGGCGCACTCTCGCTTGAGGCGCATGAGACAATGGCGATTGCGATGAACCGCCTCGGCGGCAAATCCGGCTCCGGCGAGGGCGGAGAAGACCCGGCGCGCTATCACCCCACCGACCCCAAGATGAATCGCAGCTCGGCGATCAAGCAGGTCGCCTCAGGACGTTTCGGAGTGACTCCGGAATATTTGATGTCGGCGCGCGAGCTGGAGATCAAGATGGCGCAGGGCAGCAAGCCGGGCGAGGGCGGCCAGCTTCCCGGGCATAAAGTGGCACCAGATATCGCCCGCGTGCGGCATACGATTCCGGGCCTTTCGTTGATCTCGCCGCCGCCGCACCATGACATCTACTCCATCGAAGATCTGGCACAGCTCATCTATGATTTGAAGATGATCAATCCCGCCGCGCGCGTCAACGTGAAGCTCGTCTCGGAGGCGGGCGTGGGCACGATCGCGGCCGGGGTGGCGAAGGGCCATGCGGATAATATTCTGATCTCAGGCTACGACGGCGGCACCGGGGCCAGCCCCTTAAGCTCGATCAAGAATGCGGGGCTGCCGTGGGAGCTCGGGCTGGCCGAAACGCAGCAAACGCTGCGGGCCAACGGGCTGCGAGAGCGCGTGATCCTCCGCGCGGATGGCGGCATGAAGACCGGGCGCGATGTGCTCATCGCGGCGGCCTTCGGGGCTGAGGAGTACGGCTTCGGGACGGCCGCGGTGGTGGCTACCGGCTGCGTGATGACGCGCCAATGCCATCTCAACACCTGTCCGGTGGGGGTCGCCACGCAGGATCGGCAATTGCGGGCGCGCTTTGCCGGCACGCCGGAGATGGTGGTCAACTACATGCGGTTTGTCGCGCAGGAGCTGCGCGAGTATCTGGCCGCGCTGGGGGCGCGCGCGCTGAATGAGCTGATCGGGCGCAGCGATTTGTTGACCCGCCGCGCAGGCCTCGCCCTGTCATCGAAAGCGAAGACCGTCGAGCTGCAGTCGCTGATGGCCACGGTGGATGAGGGGCCGCGCTTCCACACGGTGGCGCGCAACGATCGGCCAAATGAGCATCCGCTGGATGATGACATCCTGCGCGATGCGAGTGCGGCGATCGAGCGGGGCGAAAAGATCACGCGCTCGTATGCCATCCGCAACACCAACCGGACGATTGGCGCGCGCGTGGCCGGGGCCATCGCCAAACGCTATGGCGATCAGGGGCTGCCGGCCGGCACGATCGACGTGACGCTGCGCGGTGTGGCGGGGCAGAGCTTCGGCGCATTTTGCGCCAACGGGATTCGGCTGACCTTGATCGGCGAGGCCAACGACTACGTGGGCAAGGGCATGGGCGGCGGCGAGTTGATCGTGCGTCCGCCGGATGAGTCGCCGTTTGCGTGGGACAAGAATGTCATCATCGGCAACACCTGCCTCTACGGGGCGACCGGCGGCGTGCTCTACGCCGGGGGCCGGGCCGGCGAGCGGTTTGCGGTGCGCAACTCCGGCGGCTTTGCCGTGGTTGAGGGATTGGGCGACCACGGCTGCGAGTACATGACCGGCGGTCTCGTGCTCGTGCTGGGGAGCACTGGCCGCAACTTTGGGGCTGGCATGACCGGCGGCCGGGCCTATGTGCTCGATGAAGAGCGCGTCTTTGAGAGGCGGGTGAACCTTGAGCTGGTGGAGCTGCATCAGCTTGAGGGCGATGACGACGTGGCCAATGTGCGCGCGCTCTTGGAGCGTCACTTCGTCGCGACGAAAAGCAACAAGGCGCTGGAGATTCTTTCCAATTGGGAAGACCACCAGGAGCTCTTCTGGATGGTGGTGCCGCGGGGCGCTGGCGCGAAGCTCGAACATCTTGTGAGCGCCAAAGAAGGCTGA
- a CDS encoding DUF971 domain-containing protein translates to MSSVAPVEIGRANQYDVKICWQDGHESIYLARELRLKCPCAGCVDELTGAARIISTSIPQNVVPLKIDLIGRYAISIQWSDGHNTGIYPFEYLRSISDMK, encoded by the coding sequence ATGAGCTCGGTTGCACCGGTCGAAATCGGGCGGGCGAATCAATATGATGTGAAGATTTGCTGGCAGGATGGGCATGAGAGCATCTATCTTGCGCGCGAGCTGCGGCTCAAGTGTCCGTGCGCTGGCTGCGTCGACGAGCTGACCGGTGCCGCGCGGATTATCTCCACGAGCATCCCGCAAAACGTCGTGCCATTGAAGATCGACCTCATCGGCCGCTATGCGATTTCGATTCAGTGGTCCGACGGCCACAACACTGGGATTTATCCGTTTGAGTACCTCCGTTCGATATCAGATATGAAATGA
- a CDS encoding cofactor-independent phosphoglycerate mutase — protein MKYVVVLPDGVADVPIAALGNKTPLEAAKHPNMDWIAANGVTGWAHTIPQGFPPGSDVGCMSVFGYDPKKYYTGRAPLEAAAQGIALGDGDVAFRCNTVTITDGVMTDYSAGHIESADSHELIKTVNERLGSKHGVRFYPGVSYRHLMVIHGAEYGKTQCVPAHDLSDKPVMPPKGMGAEKLGQILCEAAGILKDHPVNQRRIAAGKRPANQLWFWGQGTVAKFPLFQKEYGLKGACISAVDIVRGLGTLVGFDIIKVPGITGYFDTNYKGKAEYALKALENHDFVLVHVEPTDEAGHMGDAQKKIQAIEDTDRLVVGTLLEGLKKRGEPYAIMIVCDHPTSTALKTHIAEPVPFAMYPTKSTHERVTTYNETAVNAATTRIQDGYRLMSVFLSQGKP, from the coding sequence ATGAAATACGTTGTGGTATTGCCGGATGGCGTGGCAGATGTGCCGATAGCGGCACTCGGCAACAAGACGCCGCTCGAAGCGGCCAAGCATCCGAACATGGATTGGATCGCGGCCAACGGGGTCACCGGCTGGGCGCATACGATTCCTCAAGGCTTTCCCCCAGGCTCGGATGTCGGCTGCATGAGCGTCTTTGGCTACGATCCCAAGAAATATTACACCGGCCGGGCTCCGCTTGAGGCGGCGGCCCAAGGGATCGCACTCGGCGACGGCGATGTGGCCTTCCGCTGCAACACCGTGACGATCACCGACGGGGTCATGACCGATTACTCCGCCGGCCACATCGAAAGCGCCGACTCGCATGAGCTGATCAAGACAGTCAATGAGCGGCTCGGCAGCAAGCATGGCGTGAGATTTTATCCCGGGGTGAGCTATCGGCATTTGATGGTGATCCATGGCGCTGAGTACGGCAAGACGCAGTGTGTGCCGGCGCATGATTTGTCGGATAAGCCTGTCATGCCGCCGAAGGGGATGGGCGCGGAGAAGCTGGGGCAGATCCTCTGCGAAGCCGCCGGAATTCTCAAGGATCATCCGGTGAATCAGCGACGCATCGCGGCGGGCAAGCGGCCGGCCAACCAGCTCTGGTTTTGGGGCCAGGGCACGGTGGCGAAGTTTCCGCTGTTTCAGAAAGAGTACGGACTCAAGGGCGCGTGTATTAGCGCGGTGGACATCGTGCGGGGCTTGGGAACGCTCGTCGGATTTGATATCATTAAAGTTCCCGGGATCACCGGCTACTTTGACACGAACTACAAAGGCAAAGCCGAGTACGCGCTGAAGGCGCTGGAGAATCATGACTTCGTGCTCGTGCATGTGGAGCCGACGGATGAAGCCGGCCACATGGGCGATGCGCAGAAAAAGATTCAGGCCATCGAGGACACTGATCGGCTGGTGGTGGGCACGCTGCTTGAGGGCTTAAAGAAGCGCGGCGAGCCGTACGCGATCATGATCGTGTGCGATCATCCGACCAGCACCGCGCTAAAGACCCACATCGCCGAGCCGGTGCCGTTTGCGATGTACCCAACCAAATCAACGCACGAGCGCGTCACGACGTATAATGAAACGGCAGTGAACGCGGCAACGACGCGCATCCAAGACGGCTACCGGTTGATGTCAGTGTTCCTCAGCCAAGGGAAGCCATAG
- a CDS encoding cysteine desulfurase produces the protein MVERIYLDYASQTPMLSEVRQAMAAALEEAGNPSSIHGEGRRAKQLLEQARKQVAALINAKPEEIYFTSCGTESNNWALRGLLAANQRKGIPGPPENRASRTSRTTQVGKHLVISAIEHPSISLVARRLELDRRATVSLLPVDSEGIIAPSALKALIKPETMLVSVMLANGEVGTIQSIKELAAIAHEHGALIHTDAIAAVGHISVDVKELGIDALSLAANQMYGPPGAAALYVRDGVRILPLLEGGGQEHGGRSGTEALPAIVGLGAAAERSDRYQISNSISDIALRRNRLRDGLKERIERIRFNGSWTSRLPHNLHVCIDGVSSESLVLGLDQAGIAAGLGSACNAKSMRPSHVLKAMGLSDDEAKGALVLSVGLPTTEEEIDRALEIIPRVVQQLRSVTALTTRYQI, from the coding sequence ATGGTTGAGAGGATTTATTTGGATTACGCCTCGCAGACGCCGATGCTGTCGGAGGTGAGGCAGGCGATGGCGGCGGCGTTAGAGGAAGCAGGGAACCCATCGTCGATCCATGGCGAAGGACGGCGGGCGAAACAGCTGCTTGAGCAGGCGCGCAAGCAGGTGGCTGCGCTCATCAACGCGAAGCCTGAGGAAATTTACTTCACCTCGTGCGGCACTGAATCCAACAACTGGGCGCTGCGCGGGTTGCTCGCGGCGAATCAACGCAAAGGGATCCCCGGGCCGCCGGAGAATCGTGCCAGCCGCACCAGTCGCACGACACAGGTCGGTAAGCACCTCGTCATCTCCGCCATCGAGCATCCGTCCATTTCGCTCGTGGCTCGACGACTCGAGCTTGATCGACGGGCGACCGTCAGCTTATTGCCGGTGGATTCAGAAGGCATCATCGCTCCTAGTGCGTTAAAGGCGTTGATTAAGCCGGAGACGATGTTGGTGTCGGTGATGCTCGCCAACGGCGAAGTCGGCACGATTCAGTCGATCAAGGAACTCGCGGCGATCGCTCATGAGCATGGAGCGCTGATTCATACCGATGCGATTGCTGCGGTCGGACACATTTCGGTTGATGTCAAGGAACTCGGCATCGATGCGCTCAGCCTTGCTGCGAATCAAATGTACGGGCCGCCAGGGGCTGCAGCACTGTATGTTCGTGATGGGGTTCGCATCCTTCCTCTCTTAGAAGGCGGCGGCCAAGAGCACGGCGGCCGCTCCGGCACCGAAGCCCTCCCCGCCATCGTCGGCCTGGGTGCCGCCGCAGAGCGATCAGATCGATATCAGATATCGAATTCGATATCTGATATCGCCTTGAGGCGGAATCGGCTGCGGGATGGGCTCAAAGAGCGCATCGAGCGCATCCGGTTCAACGGCTCATGGACATCCCGGCTGCCGCATAATCTCCATGTGTGCATCGATGGGGTTTCAAGCGAATCACTCGTGCTTGGGTTGGATCAAGCCGGCATCGCGGCGGGCTTAGGCTCAGCCTGCAACGCCAAGTCCATGCGGCCATCGCATGTGCTCAAGGCGATGGGGCTCTCTGATGACGAAGCCAAAGGGGCGCTCGTGCTCTCCGTTGGGTTGCCGACGACCGAAGAAGAGATTGATCGCGCGCTGGAAATCATCCCCCGCGTCGTGCAACAATTGCGTTCCGTGACAGCCCTAACCACTCGATATCAGATATGA